The sequence below is a genomic window from Synechococcus sp. PCC 7335.
AAGCACTTGCCAGTGGTCTTTTCCGGTAAACGCCGTAAAAGCAGCAGGCACGATCAGTACCTCAGCTCCAGCCTTCGATAGCTGACGGTACAGCTCAGGAAAGCGAACGTCATAGCATACAGAAATTCCTAGTTGACCTAGCCGATCAGATTTGTAGACTTCGGGCATAGCTGTACCCGAAGTCACACGAGCAGATTCTTGGTAAGTATTTCCATCAGGTAGATTGACGTCAAATAGGTGAACTTTCTCGTATCTTAAAAGCTCTTCCCCATTAGCATTGACCAGGATTGCCGTATTATAAGTCCGACTATCTGGAGAAGGAACGGGATAGCCTCCGCCCAGTAAAGTGATTCGATATCGCTGAGCCATCGTTTTGATGAACTTCTCACTGGCCGCTCGAATGTTCTCTGCCTGACTAAACTTTGCTTCCTCATCACCTAAGAAAGAAAAGTTCTCAGGTAATGTGACTAGCTCAGCGCCTCGGCGGGTAGCTAGATCGATAAGCTCCTCCGCCTGAGCTAGATTCTTTTCGAGATCGGGCACGCTGGTCATTTGTAGCGCAGCTGCCAAGTAGGGCTTCATAAGTCTCTATTGCCATTAGGACACAGCTTATAATTGTAAGACGTGGGTTGACTCGTTTACGCTTTTTATTAGGCGCTTCGACTGATTAAGCGATTTATTGCCTTAGCAATAGGAAAGGAAAATTAGCAGGGCTCTTTGGAAAGTCAACTGTCCACACTTGACAGTAGGTAGCTTTTACAGCGATTATGTTTGTTCGTGAAAATGCTCGAACCAGGTAAAAAGTGCTGTGTCTAAACTTAGATAAGACAGCCTACCTCTACGGCAATTTAGAGTGAGAATAGAAAAAACATGGCGTATGCAATCATTGCAGCAGGCGGTACTCAGCTTAGAGTTGAGCCAGGACGATTTTATGATATCAATCGTCTACCGATGGAAGCAGATGAAAAGATTACGATTGATAAGGTCTTGATGGTTGAAAACGCTGGCGAAGTCAGTATTGGTCAGCCACTAGTAGAAGATGCTTCAGTCAGTGGAACGATTGTTAGCCATCTGCGCGGCAAGAAGGTTATTGTCTATAAGATGCAGCCAAAGAAGAAGACTCGTAAAAAGCAGGGACATCGTCAAGATCTCACCCGAGTGATGATTGATTCGATTACGGTAGGTGGTAACACGATCTCGTCTGATTCTTCTGATGGCAGCGATTCCGACAGCAGCGATTAATTTCTCAGTGATTGATTTTATGAATGGCTATTTGGGATCAGCTTGGTAGATAGCCCAAAAGTCAATTCAGTCTTAGCAACTAGTCACAAGATTCAGTAACCAGTTAGAAATACAGGAGCTCTAAAGGCTANNNNNNNNNNNNNNNNNNNNNNNNNNNNNNNNNNNNNNNNNNNNNNNNNNNNNNNNNNNNNNNNNNNNNNNNNNNNNNNNNNNNNNNNNNNNNNNNNNNNNNNNNNNNNNNNNNNNNNNNNNNNNNNNNNNNNNNNNNNNNNNNNNNNNNNNNNNNNNNNNNNNNNNNNNNNNNNNNNNNNNNNNNNNNNNNNNNNNNNNNNNNNNNNNNNNNNNNNNNNNNNNNNNNNNNNNNNNNNNNNNNNNNNNNNNNNNNNNNNNNNNNNNNNNNNNNNNNNNNNNNNNNNNNNNNNNNNNNNNNNNNNNNNNNNNNNNNNNNNNNNNNNNNNNNNNNNNNNNNNNNNNNNNNNNNNNNNNNNNNNNNNNNNNNNNNNNNNNNNNNNNNNNNNNNNNNNNNNNNNNNNNNNNNNNNNNNNNNNNNNNNNNNNNNNNNNNNNNNNNNNNNNNNNNNNNNNNNNNNNNNNNNNNNNNNNNNNNNNNNNNNNNNNNNNNNNNNNNNNNNNNNNNNNNNNNNNNNNNNNNNNNNNNNNNNNNNNNNNNNNNNNNNNNNNNNNNNNNNNNNNNNNNNNNNNNNNNNNNNNNNNNNNNNNNNNNNNNNNNNNNNNNNNNNNNNNNNNNNNNNNNNNNNNNNNNNNNNNNNNNNNNNNNNNNNNNNNNNNNNNNNNNNNNNNNNNNNNNNNNNNNNNNNNNNNNNNNNNNNNNNNNNNNNNNNNNNNNNNNNNNNNNNNNNNNNNNNNNNNNNNNNNNNNNNNNNNNNNNNNNNNNNNNNNNNNNNNNNNNNNNNNNNNNNNNNNNNNNNNNNNNNNNNNNNNNNNNNNNNNNNNNNNNNNNNNNNNNNNNNNNNNNNNNNNNNNNNNNNNNNNNNNNNNNNNNNNNNNNNNNNNNNNNNNNNNNNNNNNNNNNNNNNNNNNNNNNNNNNNNNNNNNNNNNNNNNNNNNNNNNNNNNNNNNNNNNNNNNNNNNNNNNNNNNNNNNNNNNNNNNNNNNNNNNNNNNNNNNNNNNNNNNNNNNNNNNNNNNNNNNNNNNNNNNNNNNNNNNNNNNNNNNNNNNNNNNNNNNNNNNNNNNNNNNNNNNNNNNNNNNNNNNNNNNNNNNNNNNNNNNNNNNNNNNNNNNNNNNNNNNNNNNNNNNNNNNNNNNNNNNNNNNNNNNNNNNNNNNNNNNNNNNNNNNNNNNNNNNNNNNNNNNNNNNNNNNNNNNNNNNNNNNNNNNNNNNNNNNNNNNNNNNNNNNNNNNNNNNNNNNNNNNNNNNNNNNNNNNNNNNNNNNNNNNNNNNNNNNNNNNNNNNNNNNNNNNNNNNNNNNNNNNNNNNNNNNNNNNNNNNNNNNNNNNNNACTAAGTATCATGTTGGCGAAAATGTCGGCATTGGCGGCGATGATACTTTGTTCGCGCTAATTGATGGTGTAGTGACATTTGAACGTAAAGGCAAGAACCGAAAAAAGATTAGTGTCTATCCTACTGCTGTGTAGGAAGTCCTAATAGGAGCAATAGCACGCTTAGTGCAAGCTAAGTTGAACCGCAGCAATTAGATGAGCCCACTGTTATCGAAAATAGTGGGCTTTCATAATGTTACGGGGTGTTCTAAAAAGTGTTTTGGTTTCAAACAGCTATGGCATTGGCTGGTATGGGAGGAACTTCGGGAGTAGATAGATTTTGCCTGATCGAAGTTTGATTGATGAACTTTGAACGCCAGCATGGTTACACTTCTATGTAGGACGATAATCAGCTATTGAATGGAAAGCTCGATTACCTTTGATAGCAGCGGTTGTAATTAGTCACTTACCTTACCCTCTGCTACTTCGACGGTGAGCATGTTGAGATACCTAAGAAATGGTGAATGTAGATTGTTGATAAAAAGAAAACCTAACTTAGAGAGCAATTGATAGTGTCGAAGCCTCGCTTATTTCTTGCTGAACTTGAGTAAAAAACTTTGTTTGAAGAGCTGCTAAGTGGCATATACCTTGACCTGCTCAAGCGATGATTGGAGCTTCAGAAGTAGGGGAATAGAGAACGGCGTAGTTTACAACATCATGCAATCCCGCCGCTCATACCATATCGGCTGGATTAGTCAAACCGACTTCGTAGCAGCTTTGAACAGAATTAGTAATATCGCCCTTCAACGACTCTAGGCAGAAGAAATAGTTGGAGAGACTCCTCTGAAGTGGTTCATTTTAGCGTTGAGAT
It includes:
- a CDS encoding carbon-nitrogen hydrolase family protein produces the protein MKPYLAAALQMTSVPDLEKNLAQAEELIDLATRRGAELVTLPENFSFLGDEEAKFSQAENIRAASEKFIKTMAQRYRITLLGGGYPVPSPDSRTYNTAILVNANGEELLRYEKVHLFDVNLPDGNTYQESARVTSGTAMPEVYKSDRLGQLGISVCYDVRFPELYRQLSKAGAEVLIVPAAFTAFTGKDHWQVLLQARAIENTCYMIAPAQTGFHNARRQSHGHAMIIDPWGITLADAGDTVGMAIAEIHPSRIEQVRRQMPSLQHRVFG
- the rplU gene encoding 50S ribosomal protein L21 → MAYAIIAAGGTQLRVEPGRFYDINRLPMEADEKITIDKVLMVENAGEVSIGQPLVEDASVSGTIVSHLRGKKVIVYKMQPKKKTRKKQGHRQDLTRVMIDSITVGGNTISSDSSDGSDSDSSD
- a CDS encoding 50S ribosomal protein L27 — translated: TKYHVGENVGIGGDDTLFALIDGVVTFERKGKNRKKISVYPTAV